A genomic region of Prionailurus viverrinus isolate Anna chromosome D4, UM_Priviv_1.0, whole genome shotgun sequence contains the following coding sequences:
- the PKN3 gene encoding serine/threonine-protein kinase N3 isoform X6, which produces MEEGAPRQSGADQQPPEDEKEVIRRAIQKELKIKEGVENLRRVATDRRHLGHVQQLLRASNRRLEQLHGELRALHARILLPGPGLAEPATTGPQPPAEQPRARHLEALQRQLQVELKVKQGAENMTHTYASGTPKERKLLAAAQQMLRDSQLKVALLRMKISSLEASGSPEPGEALRSGAGQGRAGRGLGADRLLPGPELLAEELRHRLRIEAAVAEGAKNVVKLLGTRRTQDRKALAEAQAQLQESSQKLDLLRLALEQLLEGLPPAHPLRGRVARELRTAVSGKPQPSGVLVKPTAVTGTLEVRLLGCEQLLTAVPGRSPAAVLAGSPSQGWLRARAKQQRGGGELASEVLAVLKVDNRVVGQTGWGPVTKQSWDQTFIVPLERARELEIGVHWRDWRQLCGVAFLRLEDFLDNACHQLSLSLVPQGLLFAQVTFCDPVIERRPRLQRQKRIFSKRRGQDFLRASQMNLNMAAWGRLVMNLLPPCSSPSTISPPRACPQTPATPRGAANPASPSSSVCLCPARCLLSPHSDFPPKKSPLEEEVRPPPKPPRLYLPREPTPEEIPRTKRPHMEPRTRLGPPLPASATRKPPRLQDFRCLAVLGRGHFGKVLLVQFKGTGKYYAIKALKKQEVLSRDEMESLYCEKRILEAVGRTGHPFLLSLLACFQTSSHACFVTEFAPGGDLMMQIHEDVFPEPQARFYLACVVLGLQFLHEKKIIYRDLKLDNLLLDAQGFLKIADFGLCKEGIGFGDRTSTFCGTPEFLAPEVLTQEAYTRAVDWWGLGVLLYEMLVGECPFPGDTEEEVFDCIVNADAPYPRFLSVQGLELIQKLLQKCPEQRLGAGERDAEEIKTQPFFRTTDWQALLARTVQPPFLPTLRGPTDLRYFEGEFTGLPPALTPPDPRSPLTARQQAAFRDFDFVSEGFLGP; this is translated from the exons ATGGAGGAGGGGGCGCCGCGGCAG TCTGGGGCCGACCAGCAGCCCCCAGAGGATGAGAAAGAGGTGATCCGCCGGGCCATCCAGAAGGAGCTGAAGATCAAGGAGGGTGTAGAGAACCTGCGGAGGGTGGCCACGGACCGCCGCCACTTGGGCCACGTACAGCAGCTGCTGCGGGCCTCCAACCGCCGCCTGGAGCAGCTGCACGGGGAGCTGAGGGCGCTGCACGCGCGCATCCTGCTGCCCGGGCCCGGCCTGGCCG AACCCGCCACCACGGGACCCCAGCCACCTGCAGAGCAGCCAAGGGCTCGGCACCTGGAGGCTCTACAGAGGCAGCTGCAGGTAGAGTTGAAGGTGAAGCAGGGGGCGGAGAACATGACGCACACATACGCCAGTGGCACGCCCAAG GAGAGGAAGCTCCTGGCAGCTGCCCAGCAGATGCTGCGGGACAGCCAGCTGAAGGTGGCCCTGCTGCGAATGAAGATTAGCAGCCTGGAAGCCAGTGGGTCCCCTGAACCAGGTGAGGCTTTGAGAAGCGGGGCCGGGCAGGGCCGGGcagggcggggcctgggggctgACCGCCTCCTCCCAGGTCCCGAGCTGCTGGCAGAGGAGCTAAGGCATCGACTACGCATTGAGGCCGCTGTGGCCGAGGGCGCCAAGAACGTGGTGAAGCTGCTGGGTACCCGGCGGACACAAGACCGGAAGGCGCTGGCTGAG GCTCAGGCCCAGCTCCAGGAGTCCTCCCAGAAACTGGATCTCCTGCGGCTGGCCTTGGAGCAGCTGCTGGAGGGATTGCCTCCTGCCCACCCTCTGCGTGGCAGAGTGGCCCGGGAGCTGCGGACTGCCGTGTCTGGGAAACCCCAGCCTTCAGGGGTGCTCGTGAAGCCCACCGCCGTGACAG GGACGCTGGAGGTCCGTCTCCTGGGCTGTGAGCAGCTGCTGACAGCCGTGCCCGGACGCTCCCCGGCGGCTGTGCTGGCCGGGAGCCCCTCGCAGGGCTGGCTTCGGGCCCGGGCCAAGCAGCAGCGTGGCGGAGGAGAGCTGGCCA GTGAGGTGCTGGCTGTGCTGAAGGTGGACAATCGTGTCGTGGGCCAGACCGGCTGGGGGCCAGTGACCAAGCAGTCCTGGGACCAGACCTTTATTGTCCCCCTGGAGCGG GCCCGGGAGCTGGAGATTGGGGTGCACTGGCGGGACTGGAGGCAGCTGTGTGGCGTGGCCTTCCTGCGGCTGGAGGACTTCCTGGACAACGCTTGTCACCAGCTCTCCCTGAGTCTGGTGCCCCAGGGGCTGCTCTTTGCCCAG GTGACCTTCTGTGACCCTGTCATTGAGAGGAGGCCCCGGCTGCAGAGGCAGAAACGCATTTTCTCTAAACGCAGAG GTCAGGACTTTTTGAGGGCTTCCCAGATGAATCTCAACATGGCAGCCTGGGGGCGCTTGGTCATGAACTTGCTGCCCCCCTGCAGCTCCCCAAGCACGATCAGCCCCCCCAGAGCGTGCCCCCAGACCCCAGCCACGCCCCGGGGAGCTGCCAACCCTGCCTCGCCCAG CTCTTCCGTCTGCCTGTGCCCTGCCAGGTGTCTGCTTTCTCCACATAGTGATTTCCCACCCAAGAAGAGCCCCTTGGAAGAAGAGGTGAGGCCCCCGCCCAAGCCCCCACGTCTCTACCTGCCCCGGGAGCCAACCCCCGAGGAGATACCG CGCACCAAACGGCCCCACATGGAGCCCAGGACTCGACTCGGGCCACCGCTTCCAGCCTCAGCCACCAG GAAACCCCCCCGCCTTCAGGACTTCCGTTGCTTGGCCGTGCTGGGCCGGGGACACTTCGGGAAG GTCCTCCTGGTCCAGTTCAAGGGGACGGGGAAATACTACGCCATCAAAGCGCTGAAGAAGCAGGAGGTGCTGAGCCGGGACGAGATGGAGAG CCTGTACTGCGAGAAACGCATCCTGGAGGCTGTGGGCCGCACAGGGCACCCCTTCCTGCTGTCCCTCCTCGCCTGCTTCCAGACCTCCAGCCACGCCTGCTTCGTGACAGAGTTTGCGCCCGGTGGTGACCTCATGATGCAGATCCACGAGGATGTCttccctgagccccaggcccG GTTCTACCTGGCCTGTGTGGTCCTCGGGTTACAGTTCTTACACGAGAAGAAAATCATTTACAG GGACCTTAAGTTGGACAACCTTCTGCTGGACGCCCAGGGTTTCCTGAAGATCGCGGACTTCGGGCTGTGTAAGGAAG GGATCGGCTTTGGGGACCGGACAAGCACCTTCTGCGGCACCCCGGAGTTCCTCGCCCCGGAAGTGCTGACCCAGGAGGCCTACACACGGGCTGTGGACTGGTGGGGGTTGGGTGTGCTGCTCTATGAGATGCTGGTGGGCGAG TGTCCATTCCCCGGGGACACTGAGGAGGAGGTATTTGACTGCATCGTCAATGCGGACGCCCCGTATCCCCGCTTTCTGTCGGTgcaagggcttgaactcattcaGAAG CTCCTCCAGAAGTGCCCGGAGCAGCGCCTCGGGGCGGGTGAGCGGGATGCTGAGGAGATCAAGACCCAGCCTTTCTTCAGG ACCACCGACTGGCAGGCCCTGCTCGCCCGCACCGTCCAGCCCCCCTTCCTGCCCACCCTCCGTGGCCCTACGGACCTGCGTTACTTCGAGGGCGAGTTTACGGGGCTGCCGCCGGCCCTGACCCCACCTGACCCCCGTAGCCCCCTGACGGCCCGCCAGCAGGCTGCCTTCCGGGACTTCGACTTTGTGTCAGAGGGATTCCTGGGGCCCTGA
- the PKN3 gene encoding serine/threonine-protein kinase N3 isoform X9: protein MEEGAPRQSGADQQPPEDEKEVIRRAIQKELKIKEGVENLRRVATDRRHLGHVQQLLRASNRRLEQLHGELRALHARILLPGPGLAEPATTGPQPPAEQPRARHLEALQRQLQVELKVKQGAENMTHTYASGTPKERKLLAAAQQMLRDSQLKVALLRMKISSLEASGSPEPGPELLAEELRHRLRIEAAVAEGAKNVVKLLGTRRTQDRKALAEAQAQLQESSQKLDLLRLALEQLLEGLPPAHPLRGRVARELRTAVSGKPQPSGVLVKPTAVTGTLEVRLLGCEQLLTAVPGRSPAAVLAGSPSQGWLRARAKQQRGGGELASEVLAVLKVDNRVVGQTGWGPVTKQSWDQTFIVPLERARELEIGVHWRDWRQLCGVAFLRLEDFLDNACHQLSLSLVPQGLLFAQVTFCDPVIERRPRLQRQKRIFSKRRGQDFLRASQMNLNMAAWGRLVMNLLPPCSSPSTISPPRACPQTPATPRGAANPASPSDFPPKKSPLEEEVRPPPKPPRLYLPREPTPEEIPRTKRPHMEPRTRLGPPLPASATRKPPRLQDFRCLAVLGRGHFGKVLLVQFKGTGKYYAIKALKKQEVLSRDEMESLYCEKRILEAVGRTGHPFLLSLLACFQTSSHACFVTEFAPGGDLMMQIHEDVFPEPQARFYLACVVLGLQFLHEKKIIYRDLKLDNLLLDAQGFLKIADFGLCKEGIGFGDRTSTFCGTPEFLAPEVLTQEAYTRAVDWWGLGVLLYEMLVGECPFPGDTEEEVFDCIVNADAPYPRFLSVQGLELIQKLLQKCPEQRLGAGERDAEEIKTQPFFRAALPSSPDHRLAGPARPHRPAPLPAHPPWPYGPALLRGRVYGAAAGPDPT from the exons ATGGAGGAGGGGGCGCCGCGGCAG TCTGGGGCCGACCAGCAGCCCCCAGAGGATGAGAAAGAGGTGATCCGCCGGGCCATCCAGAAGGAGCTGAAGATCAAGGAGGGTGTAGAGAACCTGCGGAGGGTGGCCACGGACCGCCGCCACTTGGGCCACGTACAGCAGCTGCTGCGGGCCTCCAACCGCCGCCTGGAGCAGCTGCACGGGGAGCTGAGGGCGCTGCACGCGCGCATCCTGCTGCCCGGGCCCGGCCTGGCCG AACCCGCCACCACGGGACCCCAGCCACCTGCAGAGCAGCCAAGGGCTCGGCACCTGGAGGCTCTACAGAGGCAGCTGCAGGTAGAGTTGAAGGTGAAGCAGGGGGCGGAGAACATGACGCACACATACGCCAGTGGCACGCCCAAG GAGAGGAAGCTCCTGGCAGCTGCCCAGCAGATGCTGCGGGACAGCCAGCTGAAGGTGGCCCTGCTGCGAATGAAGATTAGCAGCCTGGAAGCCAGTGGGTCCCCTGAACCAG GTCCCGAGCTGCTGGCAGAGGAGCTAAGGCATCGACTACGCATTGAGGCCGCTGTGGCCGAGGGCGCCAAGAACGTGGTGAAGCTGCTGGGTACCCGGCGGACACAAGACCGGAAGGCGCTGGCTGAG GCTCAGGCCCAGCTCCAGGAGTCCTCCCAGAAACTGGATCTCCTGCGGCTGGCCTTGGAGCAGCTGCTGGAGGGATTGCCTCCTGCCCACCCTCTGCGTGGCAGAGTGGCCCGGGAGCTGCGGACTGCCGTGTCTGGGAAACCCCAGCCTTCAGGGGTGCTCGTGAAGCCCACCGCCGTGACAG GGACGCTGGAGGTCCGTCTCCTGGGCTGTGAGCAGCTGCTGACAGCCGTGCCCGGACGCTCCCCGGCGGCTGTGCTGGCCGGGAGCCCCTCGCAGGGCTGGCTTCGGGCCCGGGCCAAGCAGCAGCGTGGCGGAGGAGAGCTGGCCA GTGAGGTGCTGGCTGTGCTGAAGGTGGACAATCGTGTCGTGGGCCAGACCGGCTGGGGGCCAGTGACCAAGCAGTCCTGGGACCAGACCTTTATTGTCCCCCTGGAGCGG GCCCGGGAGCTGGAGATTGGGGTGCACTGGCGGGACTGGAGGCAGCTGTGTGGCGTGGCCTTCCTGCGGCTGGAGGACTTCCTGGACAACGCTTGTCACCAGCTCTCCCTGAGTCTGGTGCCCCAGGGGCTGCTCTTTGCCCAG GTGACCTTCTGTGACCCTGTCATTGAGAGGAGGCCCCGGCTGCAGAGGCAGAAACGCATTTTCTCTAAACGCAGAG GTCAGGACTTTTTGAGGGCTTCCCAGATGAATCTCAACATGGCAGCCTGGGGGCGCTTGGTCATGAACTTGCTGCCCCCCTGCAGCTCCCCAAGCACGATCAGCCCCCCCAGAGCGTGCCCCCAGACCCCAGCCACGCCCCGGGGAGCTGCCAACCCTGCCTCGCCCAG TGATTTCCCACCCAAGAAGAGCCCCTTGGAAGAAGAGGTGAGGCCCCCGCCCAAGCCCCCACGTCTCTACCTGCCCCGGGAGCCAACCCCCGAGGAGATACCG CGCACCAAACGGCCCCACATGGAGCCCAGGACTCGACTCGGGCCACCGCTTCCAGCCTCAGCCACCAG GAAACCCCCCCGCCTTCAGGACTTCCGTTGCTTGGCCGTGCTGGGCCGGGGACACTTCGGGAAG GTCCTCCTGGTCCAGTTCAAGGGGACGGGGAAATACTACGCCATCAAAGCGCTGAAGAAGCAGGAGGTGCTGAGCCGGGACGAGATGGAGAG CCTGTACTGCGAGAAACGCATCCTGGAGGCTGTGGGCCGCACAGGGCACCCCTTCCTGCTGTCCCTCCTCGCCTGCTTCCAGACCTCCAGCCACGCCTGCTTCGTGACAGAGTTTGCGCCCGGTGGTGACCTCATGATGCAGATCCACGAGGATGTCttccctgagccccaggcccG GTTCTACCTGGCCTGTGTGGTCCTCGGGTTACAGTTCTTACACGAGAAGAAAATCATTTACAG GGACCTTAAGTTGGACAACCTTCTGCTGGACGCCCAGGGTTTCCTGAAGATCGCGGACTTCGGGCTGTGTAAGGAAG GGATCGGCTTTGGGGACCGGACAAGCACCTTCTGCGGCACCCCGGAGTTCCTCGCCCCGGAAGTGCTGACCCAGGAGGCCTACACACGGGCTGTGGACTGGTGGGGGTTGGGTGTGCTGCTCTATGAGATGCTGGTGGGCGAG TGTCCATTCCCCGGGGACACTGAGGAGGAGGTATTTGACTGCATCGTCAATGCGGACGCCCCGTATCCCCGCTTTCTGTCGGTgcaagggcttgaactcattcaGAAG CTCCTCCAGAAGTGCCCGGAGCAGCGCCTCGGGGCGGGTGAGCGGGATGCTGAGGAGATCAAGACCCAGCCTTTCTTCAGG GCAGCTCTGCCCTCATCCCCAGACCACCGACTGGCAGGCCCTGCTCGCCCGCACCGTCCAGCCCCCCTTCCTGCCCACCCTCCGTGGCCCTACGGACCTGCGTTACTTCGAGGGCGAGTTTACGGGGCTGCCGCCGGCCCTGACCCCACCTGA
- the PKN3 gene encoding serine/threonine-protein kinase N3 isoform X4: protein MGGDRSGDSLGSPRVSIWPRSTSCKVRGAPGGHPGRRAHLPLCLWRPEVAGGDCGHYSSAVPQSGADQQPPEDEKEVIRRAIQKELKIKEGVENLRRVATDRRHLGHVQQLLRASNRRLEQLHGELRALHARILLPGPGLAEPATTGPQPPAEQPRARHLEALQRQLQVELKVKQGAENMTHTYASGTPKERKLLAAAQQMLRDSQLKVALLRMKISSLEASGSPEPGEALRSGAGQGRAGRGLGADRLLPGPELLAEELRHRLRIEAAVAEGAKNVVKLLGTRRTQDRKALAEAQAQLQESSQKLDLLRLALEQLLEGLPPAHPLRGRVARELRTAVSGKPQPSGVLVKPTAVTGTLEVRLLGCEQLLTAVPGRSPAAVLAGSPSQGWLRARAKQQRGGGELASEVLAVLKVDNRVVGQTGWGPVTKQSWDQTFIVPLERARELEIGVHWRDWRQLCGVAFLRLEDFLDNACHQLSLSLVPQGLLFAQVTFCDPVIERRPRLQRQKRIFSKRRGQDFLRASQMNLNMAAWGRLVMNLLPPCSSPSTISPPRACPQTPATPRGAANPASPSSSVCLCPARCLLSPHSDFPPKKSPLEEEVRPPPKPPRLYLPREPTPEEIPRTKRPHMEPRTRLGPPLPASATRKPPRLQDFRCLAVLGRGHFGKVLLVQFKGTGKYYAIKALKKQEVLSRDEMESLYCEKRILEAVGRTGHPFLLSLLACFQTSSHACFVTEFAPGGDLMMQIHEDVFPEPQARFYLACVVLGLQFLHEKKIIYRDLKLDNLLLDAQGFLKIADFGLCKEGIGFGDRTSTFCGTPEFLAPEVLTQEAYTRAVDWWGLGVLLYEMLVGECPFPGDTEEEVFDCIVNADAPYPRFLSVQGLELIQKLLQKCPEQRLGAGERDAEEIKTQPFFRAALPSSPDHRLAGPARPHRPAPLPAHPPWPYGPALLRGRVYGAAAGPDPT from the exons ATGGGAGGCGACAGGAGCGGGGACAGTCTGGGTAGCCCTAGGGTTTCCATCTGGCCCAGGAGTACTAGCTGTAAGGTCAGAGGTGCCCCGGGGGGCCACCCTGGGCGCCGAGCAcaccttcctctctgtctgtggAGACCCGAGGTCGCTGGCGGGGACTGTGGGCATTACTCCTCTGCCGTTCCACAGTCTGGGGCCGACCAGCAGCCCCCAGAGGATGAGAAAGAGGTGATCCGCCGGGCCATCCAGAAGGAGCTGAAGATCAAGGAGGGTGTAGAGAACCTGCGGAGGGTGGCCACGGACCGCCGCCACTTGGGCCACGTACAGCAGCTGCTGCGGGCCTCCAACCGCCGCCTGGAGCAGCTGCACGGGGAGCTGAGGGCGCTGCACGCGCGCATCCTGCTGCCCGGGCCCGGCCTGGCCG AACCCGCCACCACGGGACCCCAGCCACCTGCAGAGCAGCCAAGGGCTCGGCACCTGGAGGCTCTACAGAGGCAGCTGCAGGTAGAGTTGAAGGTGAAGCAGGGGGCGGAGAACATGACGCACACATACGCCAGTGGCACGCCCAAG GAGAGGAAGCTCCTGGCAGCTGCCCAGCAGATGCTGCGGGACAGCCAGCTGAAGGTGGCCCTGCTGCGAATGAAGATTAGCAGCCTGGAAGCCAGTGGGTCCCCTGAACCAGGTGAGGCTTTGAGAAGCGGGGCCGGGCAGGGCCGGGcagggcggggcctgggggctgACCGCCTCCTCCCAGGTCCCGAGCTGCTGGCAGAGGAGCTAAGGCATCGACTACGCATTGAGGCCGCTGTGGCCGAGGGCGCCAAGAACGTGGTGAAGCTGCTGGGTACCCGGCGGACACAAGACCGGAAGGCGCTGGCTGAG GCTCAGGCCCAGCTCCAGGAGTCCTCCCAGAAACTGGATCTCCTGCGGCTGGCCTTGGAGCAGCTGCTGGAGGGATTGCCTCCTGCCCACCCTCTGCGTGGCAGAGTGGCCCGGGAGCTGCGGACTGCCGTGTCTGGGAAACCCCAGCCTTCAGGGGTGCTCGTGAAGCCCACCGCCGTGACAG GGACGCTGGAGGTCCGTCTCCTGGGCTGTGAGCAGCTGCTGACAGCCGTGCCCGGACGCTCCCCGGCGGCTGTGCTGGCCGGGAGCCCCTCGCAGGGCTGGCTTCGGGCCCGGGCCAAGCAGCAGCGTGGCGGAGGAGAGCTGGCCA GTGAGGTGCTGGCTGTGCTGAAGGTGGACAATCGTGTCGTGGGCCAGACCGGCTGGGGGCCAGTGACCAAGCAGTCCTGGGACCAGACCTTTATTGTCCCCCTGGAGCGG GCCCGGGAGCTGGAGATTGGGGTGCACTGGCGGGACTGGAGGCAGCTGTGTGGCGTGGCCTTCCTGCGGCTGGAGGACTTCCTGGACAACGCTTGTCACCAGCTCTCCCTGAGTCTGGTGCCCCAGGGGCTGCTCTTTGCCCAG GTGACCTTCTGTGACCCTGTCATTGAGAGGAGGCCCCGGCTGCAGAGGCAGAAACGCATTTTCTCTAAACGCAGAG GTCAGGACTTTTTGAGGGCTTCCCAGATGAATCTCAACATGGCAGCCTGGGGGCGCTTGGTCATGAACTTGCTGCCCCCCTGCAGCTCCCCAAGCACGATCAGCCCCCCCAGAGCGTGCCCCCAGACCCCAGCCACGCCCCGGGGAGCTGCCAACCCTGCCTCGCCCAG CTCTTCCGTCTGCCTGTGCCCTGCCAGGTGTCTGCTTTCTCCACATAGTGATTTCCCACCCAAGAAGAGCCCCTTGGAAGAAGAGGTGAGGCCCCCGCCCAAGCCCCCACGTCTCTACCTGCCCCGGGAGCCAACCCCCGAGGAGATACCG CGCACCAAACGGCCCCACATGGAGCCCAGGACTCGACTCGGGCCACCGCTTCCAGCCTCAGCCACCAG GAAACCCCCCCGCCTTCAGGACTTCCGTTGCTTGGCCGTGCTGGGCCGGGGACACTTCGGGAAG GTCCTCCTGGTCCAGTTCAAGGGGACGGGGAAATACTACGCCATCAAAGCGCTGAAGAAGCAGGAGGTGCTGAGCCGGGACGAGATGGAGAG CCTGTACTGCGAGAAACGCATCCTGGAGGCTGTGGGCCGCACAGGGCACCCCTTCCTGCTGTCCCTCCTCGCCTGCTTCCAGACCTCCAGCCACGCCTGCTTCGTGACAGAGTTTGCGCCCGGTGGTGACCTCATGATGCAGATCCACGAGGATGTCttccctgagccccaggcccG GTTCTACCTGGCCTGTGTGGTCCTCGGGTTACAGTTCTTACACGAGAAGAAAATCATTTACAG GGACCTTAAGTTGGACAACCTTCTGCTGGACGCCCAGGGTTTCCTGAAGATCGCGGACTTCGGGCTGTGTAAGGAAG GGATCGGCTTTGGGGACCGGACAAGCACCTTCTGCGGCACCCCGGAGTTCCTCGCCCCGGAAGTGCTGACCCAGGAGGCCTACACACGGGCTGTGGACTGGTGGGGGTTGGGTGTGCTGCTCTATGAGATGCTGGTGGGCGAG TGTCCATTCCCCGGGGACACTGAGGAGGAGGTATTTGACTGCATCGTCAATGCGGACGCCCCGTATCCCCGCTTTCTGTCGGTgcaagggcttgaactcattcaGAAG CTCCTCCAGAAGTGCCCGGAGCAGCGCCTCGGGGCGGGTGAGCGGGATGCTGAGGAGATCAAGACCCAGCCTTTCTTCAGG GCAGCTCTGCCCTCATCCCCAGACCACCGACTGGCAGGCCCTGCTCGCCCGCACCGTCCAGCCCCCCTTCCTGCCCACCCTCCGTGGCCCTACGGACCTGCGTTACTTCGAGGGCGAGTTTACGGGGCTGCCGCCGGCCCTGACCCCACCTGA